The Labrus bergylta chromosome 15, fLabBer1.1, whole genome shotgun sequence genome includes a region encoding these proteins:
- the lyrm2 gene encoding LYR motif-containing protein 2, producing the protein MTISRLPTAALSLKQFLQRQRILGIYRNMLRTIRQVPSEGDRKYLRDWARDEFKRNKSATNPDAIRMMVSQANNHLEELQKSLALARS; encoded by the exons ATGACGATTTCAAGGTTACCAACCGCAGCGCTTTCTTTAAAACAG TttttacagagacagaggatCCTGGGGATTTACAGAAACATGCTGAGGACCATCCGGCAGGTTCCAAGTGAGGGAGACAGGAAGTACCTCCGAGACTGGGCCAGAGACGAGTTCAAGAGGAATAAGAGCGCTACCAACCCG GATGCCATCCGAATGATGGTGTCACAAGCCAACAACcacctggaggagctgcagaagtCTTTGGCGCTGGCCAGGAGTTAA
- the ankrd6b gene encoding ankyrin repeat domain-containing protein 6b isoform X4, which produces MIQQDAAEVLALSERLLIASHKGQADNVVQLINKGAKVAVTKYGRGPLHLAAYKGHTEVVRLLLKAGCDLDIQDDGEQTALHRAAVVGNNDIISALIQEGCALDRQDKDGNTALHEVSWHGFSQSVKLLVKAGANVHAKNKAGNTALHLACQNGHAQSSKVLLLGGSRPDSKNHVGDTCLHVAARYNHLPMIRILLGAFCSVSEKNLAGDTPLHVAAALNHKKTVRLLLEAGAESRICNNAAQTALDQAREHNNPDVALLLTKAPQVQSFLRGRSVRKRRDKLKAEGRAQSVPRDEMLPCKDSASAAEDTQSSDRAACRHAEVTESNTRQGKSRKQKEKPSLSDPLRRRDTRHGESFNKRKDKLRGAACIPPHNYKAYQLYTLYRSKDGKIMQAPLNGCRCEPLINKLENQLEATKEEMKTEIHTVQDLMNSKMGQLDRKNKHQIRALDKMTVERVSAERSECVQRIEQRALQERQEAEKRQASLVSELKSWCLSKLQNMEVRFTGDPARLQRSSSVTEGLNEAEGAGLTVLPPGSQCLELHSSPAHPDSSWGEASVAESGANNHYFVVHVESSPDVNKTPGAEVASPASKTPLSSVQVVRPKERSVICAEAQRKNPDLKDVDMMENQTTGRRIHRASSLSPATERRCSSRTEAGVRDKERGRDKGKHHRKHSQGRTKSRGAAGVRTLEVFGEQQPGEPSFAQEKDNMHALEVTQYFFEAVSTQMERWYERKVQEARWQANQRAEADRAALIERITYLEDELRMLRTNRHDDC; this is translated from the exons TATGGCAGAGGCCCCCTACACTTGGCCGCCTACAAAGGCCACACTGAGGTTGTGCGCCTCCTGCTCAAAGCCGGCTGTGACCTGGACATCCAAGACGAC ggCGAGCAGACGGCACTGCACAGGGCCGCCGTGGTCGgaaacaatgacatcatcagcgcTCTCATCCAGGAAGGCTGTGCACTGGACCGACAAGACAAG GATGGAAACACAGCGCTCCATGAGGTGTCCTGGCACGGCTTCAGTCAGTCCGTCAAACTGCTGGTGAAGGCCGGAGCCAACGTTCACGCTAAAAACAAG GCTGGAAACACGGCCCTCCACCTGGCGTGTCAGAACGGTCACGCTCAGAGCTCCAAAGTTCTCCTCCTTGGAGGCTCCAGACCCGACAGCAAGAACCAC GTGGGGGACACATGTCTCCATGTCGCTGCTCGGTACAACCACCTGCCGATGATCCGCATCCTGCTGGGAGCGTTTTGCTCCGTTTCAGAGAAGAACCTG GCAGGGGACACACCGCTCCACGTTGCAGCTGCTCTGAATCATAAGAAGACAGTACGTTTGCTGCTGGAGGCTGGAGCAGAGAGCCGCATCTGCAACAAC GCAGCTCAGACAGCTCTGGACCAGGCTAGAGAGCACAACAACCCAGATGTTGCTCTTCTCCTCACTAAAGCCCCCCAG gtgcagaGTTTTCTGCGAGGCAGGagtgtgaggaagaggagagataaGCTGAAGGCGGAGGGTCGAGCTCAGTCGGTGCCCAGAGACGAGATGCTGCCCTGcaag GACAGTGCGTCTGCTGCAGAGGACACGCAGAGCAGCGACCGCGCCGCCTGTAGACACGCAGAGGTGACCGAGTCAAACACCAGGCAGGGGAAGAGCaggaagcagaaagaaaag CCGTCGCTGTCCGACCCCCTCCGCCGCAGAGATACCCGGCACGGTGAAAGTTTTAACAAGAGGAAAGACAAACTGAGAGGAGCTGCATGCATCCCTCCTCACAACTACAAAGCCTACCAGCTGTACACACTGTACCGCAGCAAGGACGGAAAGATCATGCAG gCTCCTCTGAACGGCTGTCGCTGTGAACCTCTCATCAATAAACTGGAGAATCAGCTGGAGGCCACcaaggaggagatgaagacCGAGATCCACACAGTCCAAGACCTGATGAACAGCAAGATGGGACAGCTGGACCGCAAGAACAAGcaccag ATCCGAGCTCTGGATAAGATGACGGTGGAGAGagtgtctgcagagaggagcGAGTGTGTGCAGAGGATTGAGCAGCGAGCTCTGCAGGAGAGGCAGGAGGCAGAGAAGAGACAG GCGTCCCTGGTCAGCGAGCTGAAGAGCTGGTGTCTGTCCAAACTGCAGAACATGGAGGTCCGCTTCACCGGAGACCCCGCCAGGCTGCAGCGCTCCTCCTCCGTGACCGAGGGCCTAAACGAGGCAGAGGGAGCCGGCCTCACCGTGCTGCCCCCCGGCTCACAGTGCCTGGAGCTCCACAGCAGCCCCGCCCACCCGGACTCCAGCTGGGGGGAGGCCAGCGTGGCAGAGAGCGGCGCCAACAACCACTACTTTGTGGTCCATGTGGAGAGTTCTCCAG ATGTGAATAAGACTCCCGGTGCAGAGGTCGCCTCTCCTGCATCAAAGACCCCGCTGTCTTCTGTCCAGGTGGTCCGACCTAAAGAGCGCTCAGTGATCTGTGCAGAGGCTCAGAGGAAGAACCCGGACCTGAAGGATGTGGACATGATGGAGAACCAGACGACAGGGAGAAGGATTCACAGAGCCAGCAGCCTGTCTCCGGCCACAGAGCGGcgctgcagcagcaggactgAAGCCGGGGTCAGAGACAAGGAGCGAGGGCGGGACAAAGGGAAGCACCACAGGAAGCACTCCCAGGGCAGGACTAAGTCCAGGGGGGCTGCCGGGGTGCGGACTCTGGAGGTGTTTGGAGAGCAGCAGCCCGGCGAGCCCTCCTTTGCCCAGGAAAAGGACAACATGCACGCGTTGGAGGTGACACAGTACTTCTTCGAGGCGGTGTCGACGCAGATGGAGCGCTGGTACGAGAGGAAGGTGCAGGAGGCTCGCTGGCAGGCCAATCAGAGAGCGGAGGCTGACAGAGCCGCTCTGATCGAGAGGATCACCTACCTGGAGGACGAGCTGCGCATGCTGAGGACAAACAGACACGATGACTGCTAA
- the ankrd6b gene encoding ankyrin repeat domain-containing protein 6b isoform X3, producing MIQQDAAEVLALSERLLIASHKGQADNVVQLINKGAKVAVTKYGRGPLHLAAYKGHTEVVRLLLKAGCDLDIQDDGEQTALHRAAVVGNNDIISALIQEGCALDRQDKDGNTALHEVSWHGFSQSVKLLVKAGANVHAKNKAGNTALHLACQNGHAQSSKVLLLGGSRPDSKNHVGDTCLHVAARYNHLPMIRILLGAFCSVSEKNLAGDTPLHVAAALNHKKTVRLLLEAGAESRICNNAAQTALDQAREHNNPDVALLLTKAPQVQSFLRGRSVRKRRDKLKAEGRAQSVPRDEMLPCKDSASAAEDTQSSDRAACRHAEVTESNTRQGKSRKQKEKPSLSDPLRRRDTRHGESFNKRKDKLRGAACIPPHNYKAYQLYTLYRSKDGKIMQAPLNGCRCEPLINKLENQLEATKEEMKTEIHTVQDLMNSKMGQLDRKNKHQIRALDKMTVERVSAERSECVQRIEQRALQERQEAEKRQQASLVSELKSWCLSKLQNMEVRFTGDPARLQRSSSVTEGLNEAEGAGLTVLPPGSQCLELHSSPAHPDSSWGEASVAESGANNHYFVVHVESSPDVNKTPGAEVASPASKTPLSSVQVVRPKERSVICAEAQRKNPDLKDVDMMENQTTGRRIHRASSLSPATERRCSSRTEAGVRDKERGRDKGKHHRKHSQGRTKSRGAAGVRTLEVFGEQQPGEPSFAQEKDNMHALEVTQYFFEAVSTQMERWYERKVQEARWQANQRAEADRAALIERITYLEDELRMLRTNRHDDC from the exons TATGGCAGAGGCCCCCTACACTTGGCCGCCTACAAAGGCCACACTGAGGTTGTGCGCCTCCTGCTCAAAGCCGGCTGTGACCTGGACATCCAAGACGAC ggCGAGCAGACGGCACTGCACAGGGCCGCCGTGGTCGgaaacaatgacatcatcagcgcTCTCATCCAGGAAGGCTGTGCACTGGACCGACAAGACAAG GATGGAAACACAGCGCTCCATGAGGTGTCCTGGCACGGCTTCAGTCAGTCCGTCAAACTGCTGGTGAAGGCCGGAGCCAACGTTCACGCTAAAAACAAG GCTGGAAACACGGCCCTCCACCTGGCGTGTCAGAACGGTCACGCTCAGAGCTCCAAAGTTCTCCTCCTTGGAGGCTCCAGACCCGACAGCAAGAACCAC GTGGGGGACACATGTCTCCATGTCGCTGCTCGGTACAACCACCTGCCGATGATCCGCATCCTGCTGGGAGCGTTTTGCTCCGTTTCAGAGAAGAACCTG GCAGGGGACACACCGCTCCACGTTGCAGCTGCTCTGAATCATAAGAAGACAGTACGTTTGCTGCTGGAGGCTGGAGCAGAGAGCCGCATCTGCAACAAC GCAGCTCAGACAGCTCTGGACCAGGCTAGAGAGCACAACAACCCAGATGTTGCTCTTCTCCTCACTAAAGCCCCCCAG gtgcagaGTTTTCTGCGAGGCAGGagtgtgaggaagaggagagataaGCTGAAGGCGGAGGGTCGAGCTCAGTCGGTGCCCAGAGACGAGATGCTGCCCTGcaag GACAGTGCGTCTGCTGCAGAGGACACGCAGAGCAGCGACCGCGCCGCCTGTAGACACGCAGAGGTGACCGAGTCAAACACCAGGCAGGGGAAGAGCaggaagcagaaagaaaag CCGTCGCTGTCCGACCCCCTCCGCCGCAGAGATACCCGGCACGGTGAAAGTTTTAACAAGAGGAAAGACAAACTGAGAGGAGCTGCATGCATCCCTCCTCACAACTACAAAGCCTACCAGCTGTACACACTGTACCGCAGCAAGGACGGAAAGATCATGCAG gCTCCTCTGAACGGCTGTCGCTGTGAACCTCTCATCAATAAACTGGAGAATCAGCTGGAGGCCACcaaggaggagatgaagacCGAGATCCACACAGTCCAAGACCTGATGAACAGCAAGATGGGACAGCTGGACCGCAAGAACAAGcaccag ATCCGAGCTCTGGATAAGATGACGGTGGAGAGagtgtctgcagagaggagcGAGTGTGTGCAGAGGATTGAGCAGCGAGCTCTGCAGGAGAGGCAGGAGGCAGAGAAGAGACAG CAGGCGTCCCTGGTCAGCGAGCTGAAGAGCTGGTGTCTGTCCAAACTGCAGAACATGGAGGTCCGCTTCACCGGAGACCCCGCCAGGCTGCAGCGCTCCTCCTCCGTGACCGAGGGCCTAAACGAGGCAGAGGGAGCCGGCCTCACCGTGCTGCCCCCCGGCTCACAGTGCCTGGAGCTCCACAGCAGCCCCGCCCACCCGGACTCCAGCTGGGGGGAGGCCAGCGTGGCAGAGAGCGGCGCCAACAACCACTACTTTGTGGTCCATGTGGAGAGTTCTCCAG ATGTGAATAAGACTCCCGGTGCAGAGGTCGCCTCTCCTGCATCAAAGACCCCGCTGTCTTCTGTCCAGGTGGTCCGACCTAAAGAGCGCTCAGTGATCTGTGCAGAGGCTCAGAGGAAGAACCCGGACCTGAAGGATGTGGACATGATGGAGAACCAGACGACAGGGAGAAGGATTCACAGAGCCAGCAGCCTGTCTCCGGCCACAGAGCGGcgctgcagcagcaggactgAAGCCGGGGTCAGAGACAAGGAGCGAGGGCGGGACAAAGGGAAGCACCACAGGAAGCACTCCCAGGGCAGGACTAAGTCCAGGGGGGCTGCCGGGGTGCGGACTCTGGAGGTGTTTGGAGAGCAGCAGCCCGGCGAGCCCTCCTTTGCCCAGGAAAAGGACAACATGCACGCGTTGGAGGTGACACAGTACTTCTTCGAGGCGGTGTCGACGCAGATGGAGCGCTGGTACGAGAGGAAGGTGCAGGAGGCTCGCTGGCAGGCCAATCAGAGAGCGGAGGCTGACAGAGCCGCTCTGATCGAGAGGATCACCTACCTGGAGGACGAGCTGCGCATGCTGAGGACAAACAGACACGATGACTGCTAA
- the ankrd6b gene encoding ankyrin repeat domain-containing protein 6b isoform X2, with protein MTSSGLEWDSLDCPLVGLPSGCKPPTDSDNQDLGRCQIPSLWSMSSADRCSTSSRTAGGRRCRLKQEEEEEGIKKRAGEEPGGSGRVKEGEQTALHRAAVVGNNDIISALIQEGCALDRQDKDGNTALHEVSWHGFSQSVKLLVKAGANVHAKNKAGNTALHLACQNGHAQSSKVLLLGGSRPDSKNHVGDTCLHVAARYNHLPMIRILLGAFCSVSEKNLAGDTPLHVAAALNHKKTVRLLLEAGAESRICNNAAQTALDQAREHNNPDVALLLTKAPQVQSFLRGRSVRKRRDKLKAEGRAQSVPRDEMLPCKDSASAAEDTQSSDRAACRHAEVTESNTRQGKSRKQKEKPSLSDPLRRRDTRHGESFNKRKDKLRGAACIPPHNYKAYQLYTLYRSKDGKIMQAPLNGCRCEPLINKLENQLEATKEEMKTEIHTVQDLMNSKMGQLDRKNKHQIRALDKMTVERVSAERSECVQRIEQRALQERQEAEKRQASLVSELKSWCLSKLQNMEVRFTGDPARLQRSSSVTEGLNEAEGAGLTVLPPGSQCLELHSSPAHPDSSWGEASVAESGANNHYFVVHVESSPDVNKTPGAEVASPASKTPLSSVQVVRPKERSVICAEAQRKNPDLKDVDMMENQTTGRRIHRASSLSPATERRCSSRTEAGVRDKERGRDKGKHHRKHSQGRTKSRGAAGVRTLEVFGEQQPGEPSFAQEKDNMHALEVTQYFFEAVSTQMERWYERKVQEARWQANQRAEADRAALIERITYLEDELRMLRTNRHDDC; from the exons ATGACCTCCAGTGGCCTTGAATGGGACTCTTTGGACTGCCCCCTTGTGGGTTTGCCCTCAGGATGCAAGCCCCCCACAGACAGTGATAACCAAGATCTCGGTCGTTGCCAAATTCCCTCTCTGTGGTCAATGAGCTCCGCAGATCGCTGCAGTACATCCTCCAGGACTGCAGGGGGCAGGAGGTGCAGactgaagcaggaggaggaggaagaggggataAAGAAGAGGGCTGGGGAAGAGCCTGGAGGATCAGGGAGAGTGAAGGAG ggCGAGCAGACGGCACTGCACAGGGCCGCCGTGGTCGgaaacaatgacatcatcagcgcTCTCATCCAGGAAGGCTGTGCACTGGACCGACAAGACAAG GATGGAAACACAGCGCTCCATGAGGTGTCCTGGCACGGCTTCAGTCAGTCCGTCAAACTGCTGGTGAAGGCCGGAGCCAACGTTCACGCTAAAAACAAG GCTGGAAACACGGCCCTCCACCTGGCGTGTCAGAACGGTCACGCTCAGAGCTCCAAAGTTCTCCTCCTTGGAGGCTCCAGACCCGACAGCAAGAACCAC GTGGGGGACACATGTCTCCATGTCGCTGCTCGGTACAACCACCTGCCGATGATCCGCATCCTGCTGGGAGCGTTTTGCTCCGTTTCAGAGAAGAACCTG GCAGGGGACACACCGCTCCACGTTGCAGCTGCTCTGAATCATAAGAAGACAGTACGTTTGCTGCTGGAGGCTGGAGCAGAGAGCCGCATCTGCAACAAC GCAGCTCAGACAGCTCTGGACCAGGCTAGAGAGCACAACAACCCAGATGTTGCTCTTCTCCTCACTAAAGCCCCCCAG gtgcagaGTTTTCTGCGAGGCAGGagtgtgaggaagaggagagataaGCTGAAGGCGGAGGGTCGAGCTCAGTCGGTGCCCAGAGACGAGATGCTGCCCTGcaag GACAGTGCGTCTGCTGCAGAGGACACGCAGAGCAGCGACCGCGCCGCCTGTAGACACGCAGAGGTGACCGAGTCAAACACCAGGCAGGGGAAGAGCaggaagcagaaagaaaag CCGTCGCTGTCCGACCCCCTCCGCCGCAGAGATACCCGGCACGGTGAAAGTTTTAACAAGAGGAAAGACAAACTGAGAGGAGCTGCATGCATCCCTCCTCACAACTACAAAGCCTACCAGCTGTACACACTGTACCGCAGCAAGGACGGAAAGATCATGCAG gCTCCTCTGAACGGCTGTCGCTGTGAACCTCTCATCAATAAACTGGAGAATCAGCTGGAGGCCACcaaggaggagatgaagacCGAGATCCACACAGTCCAAGACCTGATGAACAGCAAGATGGGACAGCTGGACCGCAAGAACAAGcaccag ATCCGAGCTCTGGATAAGATGACGGTGGAGAGagtgtctgcagagaggagcGAGTGTGTGCAGAGGATTGAGCAGCGAGCTCTGCAGGAGAGGCAGGAGGCAGAGAAGAGACAG GCGTCCCTGGTCAGCGAGCTGAAGAGCTGGTGTCTGTCCAAACTGCAGAACATGGAGGTCCGCTTCACCGGAGACCCCGCCAGGCTGCAGCGCTCCTCCTCCGTGACCGAGGGCCTAAACGAGGCAGAGGGAGCCGGCCTCACCGTGCTGCCCCCCGGCTCACAGTGCCTGGAGCTCCACAGCAGCCCCGCCCACCCGGACTCCAGCTGGGGGGAGGCCAGCGTGGCAGAGAGCGGCGCCAACAACCACTACTTTGTGGTCCATGTGGAGAGTTCTCCAG ATGTGAATAAGACTCCCGGTGCAGAGGTCGCCTCTCCTGCATCAAAGACCCCGCTGTCTTCTGTCCAGGTGGTCCGACCTAAAGAGCGCTCAGTGATCTGTGCAGAGGCTCAGAGGAAGAACCCGGACCTGAAGGATGTGGACATGATGGAGAACCAGACGACAGGGAGAAGGATTCACAGAGCCAGCAGCCTGTCTCCGGCCACAGAGCGGcgctgcagcagcaggactgAAGCCGGGGTCAGAGACAAGGAGCGAGGGCGGGACAAAGGGAAGCACCACAGGAAGCACTCCCAGGGCAGGACTAAGTCCAGGGGGGCTGCCGGGGTGCGGACTCTGGAGGTGTTTGGAGAGCAGCAGCCCGGCGAGCCCTCCTTTGCCCAGGAAAAGGACAACATGCACGCGTTGGAGGTGACACAGTACTTCTTCGAGGCGGTGTCGACGCAGATGGAGCGCTGGTACGAGAGGAAGGTGCAGGAGGCTCGCTGGCAGGCCAATCAGAGAGCGGAGGCTGACAGAGCCGCTCTGATCGAGAGGATCACCTACCTGGAGGACGAGCTGCGCATGCTGAGGACAAACAGACACGATGACTGCTAA
- the ankrd6b gene encoding ankyrin repeat domain-containing protein 6b isoform X1 — protein sequence MTSSGLEWDSLDCPLVGLPSGCKPPTDSDNQDLGRCQIPSLWSMSSADRCSTSSRTAGGRRCRLKQEEEEEGIKKRAGEEPGGSGRVKEGEQTALHRAAVVGNNDIISALIQEGCALDRQDKDGNTALHEVSWHGFSQSVKLLVKAGANVHAKNKAGNTALHLACQNGHAQSSKVLLLGGSRPDSKNHVGDTCLHVAARYNHLPMIRILLGAFCSVSEKNLAGDTPLHVAAALNHKKTVRLLLEAGAESRICNNAAQTALDQAREHNNPDVALLLTKAPQVQSFLRGRSVRKRRDKLKAEGRAQSVPRDEMLPCKDSASAAEDTQSSDRAACRHAEVTESNTRQGKSRKQKEKPSLSDPLRRRDTRHGESFNKRKDKLRGAACIPPHNYKAYQLYTLYRSKDGKIMQAPLNGCRCEPLINKLENQLEATKEEMKTEIHTVQDLMNSKMGQLDRKNKHQIRALDKMTVERVSAERSECVQRIEQRALQERQEAEKRQQASLVSELKSWCLSKLQNMEVRFTGDPARLQRSSSVTEGLNEAEGAGLTVLPPGSQCLELHSSPAHPDSSWGEASVAESGANNHYFVVHVESSPDVNKTPGAEVASPASKTPLSSVQVVRPKERSVICAEAQRKNPDLKDVDMMENQTTGRRIHRASSLSPATERRCSSRTEAGVRDKERGRDKGKHHRKHSQGRTKSRGAAGVRTLEVFGEQQPGEPSFAQEKDNMHALEVTQYFFEAVSTQMERWYERKVQEARWQANQRAEADRAALIERITYLEDELRMLRTNRHDDC from the exons ATGACCTCCAGTGGCCTTGAATGGGACTCTTTGGACTGCCCCCTTGTGGGTTTGCCCTCAGGATGCAAGCCCCCCACAGACAGTGATAACCAAGATCTCGGTCGTTGCCAAATTCCCTCTCTGTGGTCAATGAGCTCCGCAGATCGCTGCAGTACATCCTCCAGGACTGCAGGGGGCAGGAGGTGCAGactgaagcaggaggaggaggaagaggggataAAGAAGAGGGCTGGGGAAGAGCCTGGAGGATCAGGGAGAGTGAAGGAG ggCGAGCAGACGGCACTGCACAGGGCCGCCGTGGTCGgaaacaatgacatcatcagcgcTCTCATCCAGGAAGGCTGTGCACTGGACCGACAAGACAAG GATGGAAACACAGCGCTCCATGAGGTGTCCTGGCACGGCTTCAGTCAGTCCGTCAAACTGCTGGTGAAGGCCGGAGCCAACGTTCACGCTAAAAACAAG GCTGGAAACACGGCCCTCCACCTGGCGTGTCAGAACGGTCACGCTCAGAGCTCCAAAGTTCTCCTCCTTGGAGGCTCCAGACCCGACAGCAAGAACCAC GTGGGGGACACATGTCTCCATGTCGCTGCTCGGTACAACCACCTGCCGATGATCCGCATCCTGCTGGGAGCGTTTTGCTCCGTTTCAGAGAAGAACCTG GCAGGGGACACACCGCTCCACGTTGCAGCTGCTCTGAATCATAAGAAGACAGTACGTTTGCTGCTGGAGGCTGGAGCAGAGAGCCGCATCTGCAACAAC GCAGCTCAGACAGCTCTGGACCAGGCTAGAGAGCACAACAACCCAGATGTTGCTCTTCTCCTCACTAAAGCCCCCCAG gtgcagaGTTTTCTGCGAGGCAGGagtgtgaggaagaggagagataaGCTGAAGGCGGAGGGTCGAGCTCAGTCGGTGCCCAGAGACGAGATGCTGCCCTGcaag GACAGTGCGTCTGCTGCAGAGGACACGCAGAGCAGCGACCGCGCCGCCTGTAGACACGCAGAGGTGACCGAGTCAAACACCAGGCAGGGGAAGAGCaggaagcagaaagaaaag CCGTCGCTGTCCGACCCCCTCCGCCGCAGAGATACCCGGCACGGTGAAAGTTTTAACAAGAGGAAAGACAAACTGAGAGGAGCTGCATGCATCCCTCCTCACAACTACAAAGCCTACCAGCTGTACACACTGTACCGCAGCAAGGACGGAAAGATCATGCAG gCTCCTCTGAACGGCTGTCGCTGTGAACCTCTCATCAATAAACTGGAGAATCAGCTGGAGGCCACcaaggaggagatgaagacCGAGATCCACACAGTCCAAGACCTGATGAACAGCAAGATGGGACAGCTGGACCGCAAGAACAAGcaccag ATCCGAGCTCTGGATAAGATGACGGTGGAGAGagtgtctgcagagaggagcGAGTGTGTGCAGAGGATTGAGCAGCGAGCTCTGCAGGAGAGGCAGGAGGCAGAGAAGAGACAG CAGGCGTCCCTGGTCAGCGAGCTGAAGAGCTGGTGTCTGTCCAAACTGCAGAACATGGAGGTCCGCTTCACCGGAGACCCCGCCAGGCTGCAGCGCTCCTCCTCCGTGACCGAGGGCCTAAACGAGGCAGAGGGAGCCGGCCTCACCGTGCTGCCCCCCGGCTCACAGTGCCTGGAGCTCCACAGCAGCCCCGCCCACCCGGACTCCAGCTGGGGGGAGGCCAGCGTGGCAGAGAGCGGCGCCAACAACCACTACTTTGTGGTCCATGTGGAGAGTTCTCCAG ATGTGAATAAGACTCCCGGTGCAGAGGTCGCCTCTCCTGCATCAAAGACCCCGCTGTCTTCTGTCCAGGTGGTCCGACCTAAAGAGCGCTCAGTGATCTGTGCAGAGGCTCAGAGGAAGAACCCGGACCTGAAGGATGTGGACATGATGGAGAACCAGACGACAGGGAGAAGGATTCACAGAGCCAGCAGCCTGTCTCCGGCCACAGAGCGGcgctgcagcagcaggactgAAGCCGGGGTCAGAGACAAGGAGCGAGGGCGGGACAAAGGGAAGCACCACAGGAAGCACTCCCAGGGCAGGACTAAGTCCAGGGGGGCTGCCGGGGTGCGGACTCTGGAGGTGTTTGGAGAGCAGCAGCCCGGCGAGCCCTCCTTTGCCCAGGAAAAGGACAACATGCACGCGTTGGAGGTGACACAGTACTTCTTCGAGGCGGTGTCGACGCAGATGGAGCGCTGGTACGAGAGGAAGGTGCAGGAGGCTCGCTGGCAGGCCAATCAGAGAGCGGAGGCTGACAGAGCCGCTCTGATCGAGAGGATCACCTACCTGGAGGACGAGCTGCGCATGCTGAGGACAAACAGACACGATGACTGCTAA